The DNA window CATCCAACGCGCTTTCCACGGTCTCCCGATCATGCACGCGAAAGGCCAGCGGGCCGAACGCCTGGTTCTTCAAAACCGCCTGGTCGGGAATGGCATCCACGGAAGGCGGTTGGTTGCCGTCTTTTCCGGTGGGCGTCAAGCGCAGGTAATCCAAAATCAACGCATAACCGCTGCTGCTGGAATTCTTGCCGGCCACCGTGAAGCGGAACCAGTAATCCCCCGCCACCGCAAAATTGTTGGTGGCCACCACCAGATCCGCATACGAAGTGGTGGAGGCATATAAATCCTGCCGGGCGCCAAGATTTGTGTAACCCCCGCTCGCGACGGGCGCAGCCGCCAGTTGAAACTGGCCGCAAGAGTTGGTTTTTCTCACCCCCACCCGCAGCGTATACTCCCCTGCATACGGCACATTGACCAACAGCGCGATATAATCATTGGTAGCATTCGCGGAAAACAGCAGCGCCCGCCCGGCACTGAAGGCGGTGTTGGTGACAATACTGCTGTTATCGCCGGAGGACATCGCCGCAATCGGGAGGTTTTCGGCCTGATTGGCCAGCACATTATAAATGGCCCACCAAGCGAGTTTGCGATTAAATTTTTGATCCAGAGGCAGCGCCGCGCCAGAGCCGGGGAAAAAGCCCGGTACCCACGAATGGGAATCGTCATAACCCCAGGTCTGAAGCACCCGGGTTCGCGGGAACGCCAGCGCGGTGCCATACACATTGAAGTACGTATCCGCCTGCGTGGCCAGGTCTGTAATATTGGTGGCCAAGCCCGTATTGGTATCAATGTTGATGCGCACATCCAGTTCGGTGATGTGCAGGTCCACCCCCAGATCGTTGAAACGCTGAAAATTCGCGCGCATGGACGCCAGGTTGGGACCACTCTGGTTAATGTGCATCTGGAAGCCCACGGCATCAATCGGCACCGCGTTGGATTTAAACCCTCGCACCATCGCGTACATCGCGTCGGACTTGGTATTGTCTTCCTCATTGCTGTAATCGTTATAGACCAGCTTGGCATTGGGCGCTGCCGCATGGGCTCGTTTGAAGACCTCCGCGATGTAATTACTCCCCTGCCCCGCGTAACCGATTCCGGGCTGGTCATACCAGATCGTGCTGCGCAGGCCGCCGTTGCTATCATTCAGCGCCTCGTTCACCACGTCCCAGCAGAACAACTTGTCTTTGTAACGACCGGCCACCGTGTCAATGTGATCGTACAGAATGGTCTGCAACTGGCTGGTCGTCCAAGTGTTGCTGCTGACCCAGCTTGGCACGCTGCTATGCCAGATCAACGTGTGGCCGCGCGTTTGTTGCCCGTTGGCAATGCCGGTGTTCACAATCGTGTCCGCCGCGCTCCAGGAATACGAGTTGGACTGCGGTTCCGTGCTGGAAAATTTCAATGCGTTTTCGGAACCGCAGATGTGGTAATCCGTCCCCACAACCTCGGCATACGTCGGGTTGTTTTTAAGGGTCGAGTCGCCCCCCACGCCGCCGACCCAGACATTGGGGAATTTGCGCGCCGCCAGCCGCATCCCGCTCAAAGGCACCACCGCCACGTCATCCACCATCAGGTCCACATTTGCAGCGGGTCCGGAAACGTAAAGGCGAACATCCTGAACCGCACCGGTGGCCTGCAAATCAAAGCAGCCGGCCAGAAAACTCCAGCCGCCGTTGCTGCAAGTGCCTTGTGCAATATTCGTGGCATGCACCCCGGCATCATCCGTGAACTGCATGCCCACCATCACCGTCTGCTGGGTGACACTGGCCGCCTGAAACCAGCCCGCACAATAATAACTGGCGCCGGATACGAGTTTCCCGGTCAGCGTTTGTTGCGCTCCCTGATCCGATGCCGTGCGGCTGGTGATGACCAGCGCGTTGCTGCCCATGTGCTCATTCGTGCTGAGCTGCAAAGTGCCCCCCTTCCAGACCGACCAGTTGGTAACCCCCAATTCAAAGCTGGGATTATCCACCAGATTTTGCGCCGCCGCACGAAAGACTGAAACCAGCCAAACCAGAGCCACCACCATCATCCAACTCCGATAACGGCCGTGAACCTTCGCACGCTGGCAATCTGGCTTGGAGGTGAGAAACATCAGAGGAGCACTGAATCGGGTTCTATAGCCGCCCCGTTCACCAACGGCACCGCGCGAATGGCTGGCGGATGCAGCGAACGGGTTGCTGCGCAGACCAACTTATGTATGGCATTAACATGCACGCCCAATCCGCCAAGCAGTTTGGATCATCCGCGATTGAGTGCCATAAATCTTCAACCAACCGCAACCGTTCAGCGACCGGCAAAGATCGTAATTCGTCTATCGCAATCACAGAGCAACCCTAATTCAATGGGCAGGAACGCGCAAGCGGGCGTTTTGAAAAACTGATAAACTTTGCCTTTGGTCATGGTTGAGATCAATCGCCCAGCGCGCGCACGGCAAAAATTTCCGCAAAGGTGAGCATTTTGTTTTGCTCAGGGTCCCAGACTTTCAGGCCCAGACACCGCAGCACTTCGGCGGGCCAAAGCGAAGTCGTCTTGGCCGTTTGGAATTCCGGAATCGCGGCCATGACTTCGGGCAACCGATAGAACGGAATCTGCGAGTTGATGTGGTGGATGTGGTGATACCCGATATTCGCCGTAACCCACCGTAGGCATGGGTGCATGACCATGTAGCTGGACGATTCCAACGCCGCATGTTCGTAGCTCCATTCGATCTTTCCCTTGAAGGTGACCCCGGGAAAATTGTGCTGCGCATAGAACAGGTAGGAACCAAAACCGCAGGCGAGCGTGAAGGGAATGGTGACCGAGAGCAAGAGTTGTTGCCACCCCAGAAACCAGAGGATGCCCAGCGCCGCCGCACCATGCAGGGCGAGGGCCAGCAGGGAATCGTAGTGCCGCCGGGGGCTGCTTCGAAAGGAGGCCACGCACATGCCATACGCAAAGGCAAACACGTACCCGAAGCCGATCGTGAACGGGTGGCGAACAAACAGATACCAAAACCGGGAGCTTTTTGAAGCCCGAAGAAACCGCCGCCGAGTCATGATCGGAAAGGAGCCGATGCTGGCCGAAAACAATTTTGAATTGTGATGGTGATGGTAATCGTGGGAGCGCTTCCAGATGCTCGATGGCGCAAGGATGAACAGCCCAAACAGCGAAAAGAGGCAATTGCCCAGGGGCGAGGATTTGAGAATGGCGTGATGTTGGTAATCGTGATAAATCACAAACATCCGGACAAGGACCAATCCAGCCAGCACGCTGCAAGCGAGTCTGGCCAGGAACGGCATCGGCTGAAAGGTCCCGAAGAGCAACGCGCCCAGCAGCCCGAGCGTCGAAAGGGTGTGCCACCAACTCTTCCAACGAACTTCCACGGCATAGGGCTTGGTCGCAAGAATAAGTTCCTTGCCGGTCCGAGCGGGGAAAATGCGATTTCCTTCAACCCCAGGCGGGGTTGCGCGGTTCGCGCCCGGCTTTTGATCCGAGTTCATTCGATAAAGTAGGTCAAAATCGCCCCGTGTCAAAAATTACTAGATTGCTTTTTGGCACGTTGAATGCCTTGACTGGTCGCGTTGCGGTAAAAACCTTATTCACAGTTAAGGGAGCACGTGAGGGGGCAAACACCAGCGAATTTGTTATGTGAAACAATTATGCCAGCCAGCATTCACGTTCGCAACTTGTTGGTCATGAAGCTGGCGGAAGGGGGGGATTCGAACCCCCGGTACGATCTTTCAGGCGAGACATGCGGTTTTTCAGGCATTTTTGACACATTCAAACATGCTTGACAGCTTGGTTTGTTGTAACTATTGTAGTCACTCGATATGGCATCGCTACGACGAATTCCACGGTCACCGTTCTGGATTGCGTGTTTCACGCTGCCGGATGGATGTCGCACTCAGCGCTCAACCAAAACCACGGATCGGCGAGAGGCGCAACGGATCGCTAACAAGTTCGAGGACGCTTCCGCCTTGGGGAGTCGCAGTCGCCTGACAGAGGAACAGGCACGAAAAGTGCTCGCGGATATATACGCCCTTTCCAATAAGGATGCGCTGCCGAGTTCTACCATCAAGGAGTACATGGAATCCTGGTTGAAACGCAAAGAACTCGAGGCCGCCGAAAAGACCCATCTACGTTACAAGACGGTCATTGCACATTTATTGGAATTTCTCGGGCCAAAGGCAGATTTCGACATCACCCACCTGACGAGCAAGGAAATTACTGGTCTCCGGGATAGCTTGTCCAGCCGGCTATCCATTGGAACGGTTAACATCAGCCTGAAAATTATTCGAACAGCTTTGGGCCAGGCAAAGCGCGATGGCCTAGTGGATGTCAATGAAGCGGAACGTGTGTCTCTTTTAAAGAACCGGGCTGTCACGGATGGTCGTCGCCCCTTTACCTTGGATGAATTAAAGAAGATATTGGAGAACGCTAACGCAGAATGGAAAGGCATGATCCTGACTGGGCTATTACAAAGGGAAAAACCCAGGTCAAGAGCAGCTACCGCAAGTTTCCCCCAAAGCCAGCCCTAAGAGTGTTCCTGAACGAACAAGCAAAGAACCTCGTGGAAAAAATCTGAGTGGAATCGAATCTAGTCAGCCTAAACACAACCCTTAAATACTGTTCTTGAATTTGGCCTGCCGTTGAAGGAGTGTGTTTGCAGAGGTAATAAGAAAGTGGCAATATATCAGGGTGAAGAATATATTGAGAAAATTTATGAAAAGAAACGTGATTGCACAGAGTTAGTCAGCGTCGTTTCTTCATTAGGCAGCATTTTTTCTCGAAAGACTTACAAACTGAAATGCTTATTGACTACATACCAGGTTTGCGGTACCCATAAATCATCAGCGCAGAAATATAGCCTTTGCGCATTTAGGCTGGAAAATACATTTGGAATTATGAATACATATACGAACCAAGTGCGGGAAGGGTTTCGACTTATTTACGTGGTCGCCTGTTTAGCCATTGCCTGCCTCCCTCCTGAAGTAACTGCCAAGCCACGCCCAGCCCGTCCTGTGTTGCCTGAAGGAGAAAGCTTCCTCTATCGCGCCAATGAACTGCAAACCAACTTCGTGGCCGATTCCATATCCAATTCAGTTTACCTCAAGTCCGTCTATTTTGCCGAAAGTTGGTCAGGCACGGCTCTGCAAATGATGGGCAACACCGCTTCCCGCTGCATCATTCCTGCCCAAGGAACCCGCAGACCACCCAACTTCTCGCCTAATAGCGGTTCCATCCGATTGTGGTTTGCTCCAGTTTGGTCCAGCAGCTCATTGGGTGGACAAGGACCGGGAACACATGCGCGGGTACTTGAAATCGCCCAGCTTAATACCCGGACTCATGTTGGTTTCGCCCTGTATTTCGATCCGGACGGCAACACCATATACGGAACGGCTTATCGGGGTGATCAGGCGGTGGAACTCATTCGTGCCACCGTTAGCTTGGAAAACGGAGTCTGGCATCAATTCGGATTGGTTTACGGCCCTGACTACACTGCCTTGGCCTTGGATGGGCAAATGATAGCCACCAACCTGCCTATGCCCACGTTAGCCACCGATTTGGATCACTGGGTTTGCTTCCTTGGCACGGATAAAATGGGGCAGGAGAAGCTGCATGGCCAGTTGGATGAAATCTACTTCTTCCCGTTCGCTTGCAAGGAGAGCCAGTTCACTTGGGACTATCAAGCGCAGAGTCCACTAGCTACTATGGGGCCTGTTACTGTTCAGGAATCACTGGCGCAATATCGAACCTTAAGGCGTCACCGTGGGCCTCAACGTGCGGAAGAGAATGGGGCACCATCCTTGCCTGGCGATTTCGGACCGACTAATACTAGTTTCACCTATACCTCTGACCCGCTCACCAATCTATATCTGCTCAATTTCACTTATGGCACCAATCTGGCCTTGAGCCTTTGCAACACCAACCGGACCAATGGCGCGTATGATGTGTTTGCCACGACAAATCTGGTGCCGGTGACGTTTTACGGGACCGCCACCAACTTTAGCTCGATTGCCTGGGTTTTGCTGAGCCACGGCGAAGCGGGCCAGACGAACTTTGTCATCACCAACGCTGCTGTGCCCTATCAATACTTCTTGGCAGCATCAAATGAAGAGGACGACGATGGCGATGGATTGAGCAACGCCTATGAGAAGCTGGTGAGCAAGACCAGTCCCACCAGCGCCTATACTTCGGGCGACACCAACCTGACCGATTACATGGCCATCATGCTGGGAGCCAACCCACGGGTCCGGCATGATCGCGACACTAACGGGCTGATGAAATTCAGCGTCTTCACTCCACTCAAATAAGGACACAAAAGGGATTCTATGAAACTTTTCCATCTGATTTTCATCGCGGTCGGGCTGTGGTTGGCAAGTATCGGCAGCACGCTACAGGCGCAATGCCTGCGCTGCTTGGGGGTAACGTACGCCAGTGTAGAAGCCACCAATGCGTATCCGCCGTATGGCTTTACTGGTTACCAAGGCACCAATTTATACCATCGGCAGGTCATCACCGAAATACCACTTGGCTGGAAGTGGACCAATTTGGTGTCCATGCACGATCTTTTCCAAGACCGGCAGGTATATCTGGCCCCAGATAATTGCGTGCCGGGGACAATGGAATGGACCGTATATTTGCACGCAAATTTGGGCACCACGGATGTCGCAACCGCATCGGTTCAAAACGACACGAGCGTTTTGTGGACTGACACCATGACCTATGACAATCCAATCCTGGAGCATTCCGGCAGCACGCATTTGGACGCTTGGGGCACCCTGATTCTGGCTATTGTCAAAGCCAACAACAACAGTGTGGATGGTACCAATCAATTGACCTTCACCCCTGAGAGCTTTCAAAACATTCTCACCGAGCGTTGGCTCACCCCGAGTGTTTCGGAAGCTACAGGACAATTGCAGTTCACCAACTATGACTACGGTTGGACCACCAATATTATCAGCAACACCCGGATGGTGCTGACGTACACGTTTGAGGGAATCCCGATGATTGAGCAAACGTGGGAACTTTTTGAGAAGGATGAAGGTCCCCGCAGTCTGCTCGAACTCAGCCAGGATTTCCGATGGGGCACCAACACGGTCTATACCAATCGCACGCTTTTCACTTACTATCCTCCCGCCAATACCAAAGCCTGGTATCACGAAGTTGATCAGGATACCGCCTGGCTCTGCCGGGTGAAGTATCGCTTCA is part of the Verrucomicrobiota bacterium genome and encodes:
- a CDS encoding LamG-like jellyroll fold domain-containing protein, coding for MNTYTNQVREGFRLIYVVACLAIACLPPEVTAKPRPARPVLPEGESFLYRANELQTNFVADSISNSVYLKSVYFAESWSGTALQMMGNTASRCIIPAQGTRRPPNFSPNSGSIRLWFAPVWSSSSLGGQGPGTHARVLEIAQLNTRTHVGFALYFDPDGNTIYGTAYRGDQAVELIRATVSLENGVWHQFGLVYGPDYTALALDGQMIATNLPMPTLATDLDHWVCFLGTDKMGQEKLHGQLDEIYFFPFACKESQFTWDYQAQSPLATMGPVTVQESLAQYRTLRRHRGPQRAEENGAPSLPGDFGPTNTSFTYTSDPLTNLYLLNFTYGTNLALSLCNTNRTNGAYDVFATTNLVPVTFYGTATNFSSIAWVLLSHGEAGQTNFVITNAAVPYQYFLAASNEEDDDGDGLSNAYEKLVSKTSPTSAYTSGDTNLTDYMAIMLGANPRVRHDRDTNGLMKFSVFTPLK
- a CDS encoding phage integrase SAM-like domain-containing protein, translating into MASLRRIPRSPFWIACFTLPDGCRTQRSTKTTDRREAQRIANKFEDASALGSRSRLTEEQARKVLADIYALSNKDALPSSTIKEYMESWLKRKELEAAEKTHLRYKTVIAHLLEFLGPKADFDITHLTSKEITGLRDSLSSRLSIGTVNISLKIIRTALGQAKRDGLVDVNEAERVSLLKNRAVTDGRRPFTLDELKKILENANAEWKGMILTGLLQREKPRSRAATASFPQSQP
- a CDS encoding endo-1,4-beta-xylanase yields the protein MMVVALVWLVSVFRAAAQNLVDNPSFELGVTNWSVWKGGTLQLSTNEHMGSNALVITSRTASDQGAQQTLTGKLVSGASYYCAGWFQAASVTQQTVMVGMQFTDDAGVHATNIAQGTCSNGGWSFLAGCFDLQATGAVQDVRLYVSGPAANVDLMVDDVAVVPLSGMRLAARKFPNVWVGGVGGDSTLKNNPTYAEVVGTDYHICGSENALKFSSTEPQSNSYSWSAADTIVNTGIANGQQTRGHTLIWHSSVPSWVSSNTWTTSQLQTILYDHIDTVAGRYKDKLFCWDVVNEALNDSNGGLRSTIWYDQPGIGYAGQGSNYIAEVFKRAHAAAPNAKLVYNDYSNEEDNTKSDAMYAMVRGFKSNAVPIDAVGFQMHINQSGPNLASMRANFQRFNDLGVDLHITELDVRINIDTNTGLATNITDLATQADTYFNVYGTALAFPRTRVLQTWGYDDSHSWVPGFFPGSGAALPLDQKFNRKLAWWAIYNVLANQAENLPIAAMSSGDNSSIVTNTAFSAGRALLFSANATNDYIALLVNVPYAGEYTLRVGVRKTNSCGQFQLAAAPVASGGYTNLGARQDLYASTTSYADLVVATNNFAVAGDYWFRFTVAGKNSSSSGYALILDYLRLTPTGKDGNQPPSVDAIPDQAVLKNQAFGPLAFRVHDRETVESALDVSIATSNPQLFPTNNLQLTQYGPQFLLNAVPAANRYGTATFMLTVQDADGTVTQSSFNITVTNNYSEPIIEPLSDLTITQDTVAVVPFIMWDTVDNVSTLTLSVSTSNTNLVPATNLVITGTGTNRTATITPLPGRVGDTVITFVLRDPGGRACTNAFTLQVSPTPLTSFKQLNNPGFESPFNTQNSVTSSNSITGLLANGWSENSKYGSLAPTVIYSAETNDVPAGSYAQKVVLATNGSPNFQIIQSFAMTNGRMYTASVWMKSTQAMTMNLSVGKSASPYSTYFNTSATISNVWRKISVSGAAPSNVTARIVLQTSQPGTFWMDEAYITSDLINTAPVLAAISNVTLNAGQTLQFTNVATDAEVPPQTLTFQLLSGPTNAVLNAANGVFLWRVAAMQAGTTNQIAVKVMDDGSPVLSATQKFTAVVNRLGKTRLTNFVLSANRQVQLRVDGDPNLDYLIQGSVNLSNWTSLNTNLSPVLPYTWTNTNALTNQYYRVLLRP
- a CDS encoding fatty acid desaturase, with product MNSDQKPGANRATPPGVEGNRIFPARTGKELILATKPYAVEVRWKSWWHTLSTLGLLGALLFGTFQPMPFLARLACSVLAGLVLVRMFVIYHDYQHHAILKSSPLGNCLFSLFGLFILAPSSIWKRSHDYHHHHNSKLFSASIGSFPIMTRRRFLRASKSSRFWYLFVRHPFTIGFGYVFAFAYGMCVASFRSSPRRHYDSLLALALHGAAALGILWFLGWQQLLLSVTIPFTLACGFGSYLFYAQHNFPGVTFKGKIEWSYEHAALESSSYMVMHPCLRWVTANIGYHHIHHINSQIPFYRLPEVMAAIPEFQTAKTTSLWPAEVLRCLGLKVWDPEQNKMLTFAEIFAVRALGD